A genomic segment from Candidatus Eremiobacteraceae bacterium encodes:
- a CDS encoding HAD-IIB family hydrolase: protein MKQLIVFDLDGTIAESKAAIDAEMATLLTALLGTVKVAVISGGDLPQFESQLLAHFPASSHLGDLSLLPTCGTRFLQYKDGWQKLYSEDLTDAQKQKITAALNEAVASAGFQVQQTWGDVIEDRESQITYSALGQQAPLDEKKKWDPDFSKRQKIKAILDVLLPEFSVRLGGTTSIDVTLPGIDKAYGIRKLRDILGIPIQDMIYVGDALFPGGNDYPARETGAVCIQVRDPDETKRVIEAIIACLGGAAQTQ from the coding sequence TTGCGGAAAGCAAAGCTGCGATCGACGCGGAAATGGCAACTCTTCTCACCGCGCTTCTCGGAACGGTGAAAGTCGCGGTCATCTCCGGCGGCGATCTTCCCCAATTTGAAAGCCAACTTCTCGCCCATTTTCCGGCGAGTTCCCATCTTGGCGATTTGTCTTTGCTGCCGACTTGCGGAACACGATTCTTGCAGTATAAAGACGGGTGGCAAAAGCTTTATTCTGAAGATCTTACCGACGCTCAAAAGCAGAAGATCACCGCCGCCTTGAACGAGGCGGTCGCTTCGGCAGGATTTCAAGTGCAACAGACTTGGGGAGACGTGATCGAAGACCGGGAAAGCCAGATCACGTATTCGGCGTTGGGCCAGCAGGCTCCATTGGACGAGAAGAAAAAGTGGGATCCCGATTTTTCAAAGCGTCAGAAGATAAAAGCGATTCTGGATGTCCTCCTTCCTGAATTTTCGGTTCGCCTCGGCGGCACGACCTCGATCGACGTCACACTTCCAGGGATCGACAAAGCCTACGGGATCAGAAAACTGCGCGACATTCTCGGCATCCCTATTCAAGACATGATCTATGTCGGCGACGCTCTGTTCCCAGGCGGCAACGACTATCCGGCTCGAGAGACCGGCGCGGTCTGCATCCAAGTGAGGGATCCGGACGAGACGAAACGCGTGATCGAGGCGATCATCGCCTGCTTGGGAGGCGCGGCTCAGACTCAATGA